A portion of the Ammospiza caudacuta isolate bAmmCau1 chromosome 25, bAmmCau1.pri, whole genome shotgun sequence genome contains these proteins:
- the SNRNP40 gene encoding U5 small nuclear ribonucleoprotein 40 kDa protein: MIEQQKRKVPGPGPGPGPAPGAPPGPAAPGAAPAPGPDLPLVPVPAKRPRHDVPGAPGTGGAGGQPAAGALLQAGPPRCSSLQAPIMLLSGHEGEVYCCKFHPNGNTLASAGFDRLILLWNVYGDCDNFATLKGHSGAVMELHYNTDGSMLFSASTDKTVAVWDSETGERVKRLKGHTSFVNSCYPARRGPQLVCTGSDDGTVKLWDIRKKAAVQTFQNTYQVLAVTFNDTSDQIISGGIDNDIKVWDLRQNKLTYTMRGHADSVTGLSLSSEGSYLLSNAMDNTVRIWDVRPFAPKERCVKIFQGNVHNFEKNLLRCSWSPDGSKIAGGSADRFVYVWDTTSRRILYKLPGHAGSVNELAFHPEEPIILSASSDKRLYMGEIQ; this comes from the exons ATGATCGAGCAGCAGAAGCGGAAGGTCCCGGGCCCCGGGCCTGGCCCCGGCCCCGCACCCGGCgcccccccgggccccgccgcccccggagccgcccccgcgcccggccccgACCTCCCGCTCGTCCCCGTGCCCGCCAAGCGGCCCCGCCATGACGTGCCGGGGGCGCCGGGCACGGGTGGCGCTGGGGGGCAGCCGGCGgccggggctctgctgcaggcg gGTCCCCCACGCTGCTCCTCGCTGCAGGCCCCCATCATGCTGCTCTCAGGACACGAGGGGGAGGTTTACTGCTGCAAGTTCCACCCCAATGGCAACACCCTGGCCTCAGCTGGCTTCGACAGGCTCATCT TGCTCTGGAACGTCTATGGGGACTGTGACAACTTTGCCACCCTGAAGGGACACAGCGGGGCTGTCATGGAGCTGCACTACAACACGGATggcag CATGCTCTTCTCAGCATCCACGGACAAAACCGTGGCTGTGTGGGACAGTGAGACGGGAGAGAGGGTCAAGAGGCTCAAGGGCCACACGTCCTTTGTCAACTCCTGCTACCCTGCCCGGAGGGGACCCCAGCTCGTCTGCACCGGCAGCGATGACGGCACTGTCAAG CTGTGGGACATCAGGAAAAAAGCTGCTGTCCAGACATTCCAGAACACCTACCAGGTCCTGGCTGTCACCTTCAATGACACCAGTGACCAGATCATCTCTGGAGGCATCGACAATGACATCAAG GTGTGGGACCTGCGGCAGAACAAGCTCACGTACACCATGCGGGGCCACGCTGACTCGGTGACAGGCCTGAGCCTCAGCTCTGAGGGCTCCTACCTGCTCTCCAACGCCATGGACAACACAG TTCGGATCTGGGACGTGAGGCCCTTTGCCCCCAAGGAGAGATGTGTGAAGATTTTCCAGGGAAATGTTCATAATTTTGAGAAG aACCTTCTGAGGTGCTCCTGGTCCCCAGATGGCAGCAAAATTGCAGGGGGCTCTGCTGACAG GTTTGTGTACGTGTGGGACACCACCTCCAGGAGGATCCTGTACAAGCTGCCTGGCCATGCTGGCTCTGTCAATGAGCTGGCCTTCCACCCTGAGGAACCCATCA TTCTCTCTGCATCCAGTGACAAAAGGCTCTACATGGGGGAGATCCAGTGa
- the ZCCHC17 gene encoding zinc finger CCHC domain-containing protein 17 isoform X1 — MEPLPELYSIFQGEVAAVTDYGAFIKIPGCRKQGLVHRSHMSSCPVDKPAEMLDVGDKVWVKLIGREVKDDKLKLSLSMKVVHQGTGKDLDPNNVSLEQDERKKRSFRDYTSQKITLEAVLNTVCKKCGCKGHFAKECFMQPGGTKYSLIPEEEEEEGAAAGHEGDKKISQAEESSKKRKKEKKKKKKHKARPSSESDSGSSASDSDGAQPSSKRPRHSRKASKAPKKKKKKHKK, encoded by the exons atggagccGCTCCCCGAGCTCTATTCCATCTTCCAGGGCGAG GTTGCTGCAGTGACAGATTATGGAGCCTTTATCAAAatcccaggctgcaggaaaCAAG GCCTGGTGCACAGGTCCCACATGTCCTCCTGCCCCGTGGACAAACCCGCAGAGATGCTCGACGTGGGGGACAAGGTGTGGGTGAAGCTCATTGGGAGAGAG GTGAAGGATGACAAGCTGAAGCTCTCCCTCTCCATGAAGGTTGTTCACCAAGGCACGGGGAAGGACCTGGATCCCAACAACGTTTCCCTTGA GCAGGATGAGAGGAAGAAACGCTCCTTCAGGGACTACACGAGCCAGAAGATCACCCTGGAGGCCGTGCTGAACACGGTGTGCAAGAAGTGTGGCTGCaaag gtCACTTTGCCAAGGAGTGCTTCATGCAGCCTGGGGGAACCAAATACAGCCTCAttccagaggaggaggaagaggagggggcagcagcagggcatgAAGGGGACAAAAAGATCAGCCAGGCTGAGGAGTCTtccaaaaagaggaaaaag gagaagaagaagaagaagaagcacaAGGCCAGGCCGTCCTCGGAGTCGGACTCAGGCAGCTCAGCCTCGGACAGTGATGGAGCTCAGCCCTCCAGCAAGAGGCCCAGGCACTCCAGGAAGGCCAGCAAGGCtcccaagaagaagaagaagaagcacaAGAAGTAG
- the ZCCHC17 gene encoding zinc finger CCHC domain-containing protein 17 isoform X2, translating into MLWVAAVTDYGAFIKIPGCRKQGLVHRSHMSSCPVDKPAEMLDVGDKVWVKLIGREVKDDKLKLSLSMKVVHQGTGKDLDPNNVSLEQDERKKRSFRDYTSQKITLEAVLNTVCKKCGCKGHFAKECFMQPGGTKYSLIPEEEEEEGAAAGHEGDKKISQAEESSKKRKKEKKKKKKHKARPSSESDSGSSASDSDGAQPSSKRPRHSRKASKAPKKKKKKHKK; encoded by the exons ATGCTCTGG GTTGCTGCAGTGACAGATTATGGAGCCTTTATCAAAatcccaggctgcaggaaaCAAG GCCTGGTGCACAGGTCCCACATGTCCTCCTGCCCCGTGGACAAACCCGCAGAGATGCTCGACGTGGGGGACAAGGTGTGGGTGAAGCTCATTGGGAGAGAG GTGAAGGATGACAAGCTGAAGCTCTCCCTCTCCATGAAGGTTGTTCACCAAGGCACGGGGAAGGACCTGGATCCCAACAACGTTTCCCTTGA GCAGGATGAGAGGAAGAAACGCTCCTTCAGGGACTACACGAGCCAGAAGATCACCCTGGAGGCCGTGCTGAACACGGTGTGCAAGAAGTGTGGCTGCaaag gtCACTTTGCCAAGGAGTGCTTCATGCAGCCTGGGGGAACCAAATACAGCCTCAttccagaggaggaggaagaggagggggcagcagcagggcatgAAGGGGACAAAAAGATCAGCCAGGCTGAGGAGTCTtccaaaaagaggaaaaag gagaagaagaagaagaagaagcacaAGGCCAGGCCGTCCTCGGAGTCGGACTCAGGCAGCTCAGCCTCGGACAGTGATGGAGCTCAGCCCTCCAGCAAGAGGCCCAGGCACTCCAGGAAGGCCAGCAAGGCtcccaagaagaagaagaagaagcacaAGAAGTAG
- the FABP3 gene encoding fatty acid-binding protein, heart — MVDAFVGTWKLVDTQNFDEYMKALGVGFATRQVAGFTKPTTIIELNGDKVTVKTQSTFKNTEITFKLGEEFDETTADDRHVKSLVKLDGGKLVHVQKWDGKETSLVRELKDGKLVLTLTMGNVVSTRTYEKET; from the exons ATGGTGGACGCCTTCGTGGGCACCTGGAAGCTGGTGGACACCCAGAATTTCGATGAGTACATGAAGGCGCTGG GCGTGGGCTTCGCCACGCGGCAGGTGGCCGGCTTCACCAAGCCCACCACCATCATCGAGCTGAACGGCGACAAGGTCACCGTGAAGACCCAGAGCACCTTCAAGAACACCGAGATCACCTTCAAGCTCGGCGAGGAGTTCGACGAGACCACGGCGGACGACAGGCACGTCAAG TCCTTGGTCAAACTGGATGGAGGCAAACTCGTCCACGTGCAGAAGTGGGACGGGAAGGAAACATCGCTGGTCCGGGAGCTGAAGGATGGGAAATTAGTTCTG aCTCTCACCATGGGCAACGTCGTCTCCACCCGCACCTACGAGAAGGAGACATAG